A genomic segment from Pseudomonas sp. M30-35 encodes:
- a CDS encoding RidA family protein, with translation MPTHTRIRMFNTKDTYPNQSLDNDLCQAVRAGNTVYVRGQVGTDFDGNLVGLGDPRAQAEQAMKNVKQLLEEAGSDMSHIVKTTTYLTDPRFREAVYQEVGKWLKGVFPISTGLVVSALGQPQWLMEIDVIAVIPEEQA, from the coding sequence ATGCCGACACACACTCGCATCCGTATGTTCAACACCAAAGACACCTATCCCAATCAGTCTTTGGATAACGACCTTTGCCAGGCTGTGCGGGCGGGCAACACCGTGTATGTACGCGGTCAAGTCGGCACCGACTTTGACGGCAATCTAGTGGGGCTGGGCGATCCGCGAGCACAGGCTGAGCAGGCAATGAAGAACGTCAAGCAACTGCTTGAAGAAGCTGGCAGTGACATGAGCCACATCGTCAAAACCACCACTTACCTGACCGACCCGCGCTTTCGTGAGGCGGTGTATCAGGAAGTCGGCAAATGGCTAAAAGGTGTATTTCCAATCTCAACCGGGCTGGTGGTTTCTGCACTTGGCCAGCCGCAATGGTTGATGGAGATTGATGTAATTGCAGTAATTCCTGAGGAGCAAGCATGA
- a CDS encoding fimbrial protein — MKTSIKLFIAICSVLISSSALAVDGTINITGNIIDASCTISINGGAANTTVELPKVSTTALASDGAVAGSMPLNFNLSGCPPNSVVLASFESNNVDQSTGFLANKSAAPAGNVEVQILNRNGHVIDLRNQVNNFGGFTDAIGNTNLTFNLRYVAVGGAATAGGVDTLLVYTLHYP, encoded by the coding sequence ATGAAAACTTCTATCAAGTTGTTTATTGCTATCTGCAGCGTCCTGATTTCCAGCAGCGCACTCGCTGTCGATGGCACCATCAATATTACCGGTAATATTATCGACGCTTCCTGCACCATCAGTATTAATGGTGGTGCTGCCAACACCACTGTTGAACTGCCTAAAGTATCGACTACCGCACTGGCTTCTGACGGTGCTGTGGCCGGTTCTATGCCCTTAAACTTCAATCTATCAGGATGTCCGCCAAACAGCGTTGTACTCGCCTCCTTCGAATCGAACAATGTCGATCAGAGTACCGGCTTTCTGGCCAACAAATCCGCTGCGCCCGCTGGCAACGTTGAGGTACAGATTCTTAATCGTAATGGTCATGTCATCGACCTGCGTAACCAGGTCAACAACTTCGGTGGCTTTACCGATGCCATCGGTAACACCAATCTGACATTCAACCTGCGGTATGTCGCAGTGGGCGGCGCCGCGACTGCTGGGGGCGTTGATACTCTGCTGGTTTATACCTTGCATTATCCCTAA
- a CDS encoding serine hydrolase, whose translation MSFKRNSLLLALIGALLVNQNVSAATGAAPLDAKASEPQLLGLMQGTPPAAEKVVNFSNFLQFPFTRWSFSHIREVVPTVQVPRGSGAVSALPRAERDDIDGLSFKPMGSDNVMTWKQSLAANYTDGIVVLHRGKLVYERYLGALKPEGQHIAFSVTKSFIGTLAAMLVADGTLDENALVSRYVPELKDSAFGNATVRQVMDMTTSIDYSEDYADPKAGVWEYSRAGHLIPRPAGYTGATSLYGFLQKLKADGEHGQEFAYKTVNSDALAWVVQRVTGKPFAELLQERIWSKLGAEQDAYIMVDEVGTGFAGGGFNASLRDMARFGEAMRLNGRFNGQQIIPEAVVADIRKGGDQNQFAKAGYKTLPGWSYRNMWWVTNNDHQAFTARGIYGQTIYVDPKAEMVIARFASYPVAMNAQIDPTSLPAYSALADFLMAKDK comes from the coding sequence ATGAGTTTTAAACGCAATTCGCTGTTGTTGGCATTAATAGGAGCTTTACTGGTGAACCAGAATGTCTCTGCTGCTACGGGAGCTGCACCACTGGATGCAAAAGCCAGTGAGCCACAACTGCTGGGCTTGATGCAGGGCACACCACCGGCTGCAGAAAAAGTCGTGAATTTTTCCAACTTTCTGCAATTTCCTTTCACTCGCTGGTCGTTCTCCCACATCCGTGAAGTGGTGCCTACGGTGCAGGTGCCCCGCGGCAGTGGCGCGGTTAGCGCACTGCCCCGCGCTGAACGTGACGATATTGATGGCCTGAGTTTCAAACCCATGGGTAGCGACAACGTCATGACCTGGAAGCAGTCGCTGGCGGCCAATTACACCGATGGCATTGTGGTGCTGCACCGCGGAAAGCTTGTGTACGAACGTTATTTGGGTGCGCTTAAACCTGAAGGGCAGCATATTGCCTTTTCCGTGACCAAATCCTTTATCGGCACCCTGGCTGCGATGCTGGTTGCTGATGGGACGCTGGACGAAAACGCGTTGGTTTCACGTTATGTGCCGGAGCTCAAAGACAGCGCATTTGGCAATGCCACCGTGCGGCAAGTAATGGACATGACCACCAGCATTGATTATTCCGAAGACTATGCCGACCCCAAAGCCGGTGTTTGGGAGTACAGTCGCGCCGGCCATCTGATACCGCGTCCTGCCGGCTATACCGGCGCCACCTCCCTCTACGGCTTCTTGCAGAAACTTAAAGCCGACGGCGAGCACGGCCAGGAGTTTGCCTACAAAACCGTCAACTCCGATGCACTGGCCTGGGTGGTGCAGCGGGTAACGGGTAAGCCCTTTGCCGAACTCTTGCAAGAGCGAATTTGGAGCAAGCTGGGCGCAGAACAGGACGCCTACATAATGGTTGATGAGGTCGGCACTGGCTTTGCCGGCGGTGGTTTCAATGCCAGCCTGCGGGATATGGCCCGCTTTGGCGAAGCCATGCGCCTCAATGGTCGCTTCAACGGACAGCAGATAATTCCCGAAGCGGTGGTTGCCGATATCCGCAAGGGTGGGGACCAGAACCAGTTTGCCAAGGCAGGCTACAAAACCTTGCCAGGTTGGAGTTACCGCAATATGTGGTGGGTGACCAACAACGACCACCAGGCGTTTACAGCGCGGGGTATCTACGGCCAAACCATTTATGTCGATCCCAAGGCCGAGATGGTGATTGCCCGCTTTGCTTCCTACCCGGTGGCGATGAACGCCCAGATCGATCCGACTTCACTGCCTGCTTACTCTGCTCTGGCCGACTTCCTGATGGCCAAAGACAAATAG